A single Lactuca sativa cultivar Salinas chromosome 8, Lsat_Salinas_v11, whole genome shotgun sequence DNA region contains:
- the LOC111910905 gene encoding histone H1 produces MATEQPIVATEPATKGAAKATKVKKAKKPSAPKTKDAPLHPQYSEMIKDAIVSLKERNGSSVQAISKFIEEKYKNLPANYKKLLLNRLNKETAAGKLVKVKYSFKLPPKNTPATADSSAPAKKPKTAVKKPAVKKAPAKKKAADAAPKAKAPAKPKAKAKAPAAKPKAAPVEKAKPAAKPKAAPAPKAKPAAKSKAAVKPKTPTKPAAKSAKTSTRSTPGRTAAAPKPAAKPAVKKTPAKKPAAPKKAATKKGK; encoded by the exons ATGGCAACGGAACAACCAATAGTCGCGACGGAGCCGGCCACCAAAGGAGCCGCAAAGGCGACTAAAGTTAAGAAAGCTAAGAAGCCATCTGCTCCCAAGACGAAGGATGCTCCTTTGCATCCTCAATACTCCGAG ATGATTAAGGACGCCATCGTTTCTTTGAAAGAGAGGAACGGTTCGAGTGTGCAAGCAATCTCGAAATTTATTGAAGAGAAATACAAGAATCTTCCGGCGAACTACAAGAAATTGTTGCTCAATAGATTGAATAAGGAGACCGCTGCCGGTAAACTTGTGAAGGTCAAGTATTCGTTCAAGCTACCACCCAAGAATACACCTGCAACGGCTGATTCATCTGCTCCGGCGAAGAAGCCGAAGACAGCTGTGAAGAAGCCTGCTGTTAAGAAAGCGCCGGCTAAGAAAAAGGCTGCCGATGCCGCTCCGAAAGCCAAAGCTCCGGCTAAACCGAAAGCCAAAGCCAAGGCTCCTGCTGCCAAGCCAAAGGCAGCTCCGGTTGAAAAGGCTAAGCCAGCTGCTAAGCCTAAGGCAGCCCCGGCTCCCAAGGCTAAACCGGCTGCTAAATCTAAAGCAGCCGTGAAGCCGAAGACTCCAACGAAACCAGCAGCTAAATCCGCGAAGACATCGACTAGATCCACGCCTGGAAGAACCGCTGCGGCACCAAAGCCTGCAGCGAAACCTGCCGTGAAGAAGACGCCAGCCAAGAAGCCAGCTGCGCCGAAAAAGGCAGCGACAAAGAAAGGGAAGTAA
- the LOC111910904 gene encoding uncharacterized protein LOC111910904, with translation MENHEMMIGPRPNISLVQNQQLGLRHGQNLVVGQNQNHNMQLGHPHKHENGNQDTHLDRDYMTAIPHPQNLGGDATEFDDSNHHQDNRYNENDEEGDDNLDHHINQDTVKNHDSQLVLSENQGLAVVDENLDIVVHQHPNPHPHHEMGLVPISVQHPDLVVTTPVIQTRTLVPSPNYELMVGQEFPDVTSCRRALRHTAIALHFEIQTVKSDKTRFTAKCASEGCPWRIHAAKLPGVPTFTIRTIHSEHTCGGIAHLGHQQASVQWVANSVEQRLKENPQCKPKEILEEIHRVHGITLSYKQAWRGKERIMAALRGSFEDDYRFLPQYCDQIRRTNPESIASVYVNPTDNCFQRLFISFQASIYGFLNACRPLIGLDRTVLKSKYLGTLLFATGFDGDGALFPLAFGVVDEENHENWNWFLLELHTLLEINTENMPRLTFLSDRQKNIVEGVESKFPTAFHGFCMRHLSESFRKEFNNSMLVNLLWDAANALTVMDFESKILEIEEISQEAAYWIRRIPARLWATAYFEGTRFGHLTANIVESFNAWILEASALPIIQMMECIRRQLMTWFNERREASMQWTSILVPSAERRVSEAIDRARTYQVLRANEAEFEVISHEGTNIVDIRNRCCLCRGWQLYGLPCAHAVAALLSCRQNVHRLTESFFTVAAYRKAYSQTIHPVPDKTLWKEMSTGDMSLAEGGGGGGVTEIVINPPKSLRPPGRPRKRRVRSEDRGRVKRVVHCSRCNQTGHFRTTCSAPI, from the coding sequence ATGGAAAACCATGAGATGATGATTGGGCCAAGACCAAATATATCACTGGTTCAAAACCAGCAACTGGGATTAAGACATGGTCAGAATTTAGTAGTCGGGCAGAATCAGAATCACAATATGCAATTAGGGCATCCCCACAAGCATGAAAATGGTAATCAAGATACGCATCTAGACCGTGATTACATGACAGCTATACCCCATCCACAAAACCTCGGAGGAGATGCAACCGAGTTTGATGACAGCAATCATCATCAAGACAACAGATACAACGAAAATGATGAAGAGGGTGATGATAATCTCGATCATCATATCAATCAAGACACAGTCAAAAACCATGATTCACAATTAGTTTTATCCGAAAACCAAGGTTTAGCAGTTGTAGACGAAAACCTAGACATCGTGGTGCACCAACACCCAAACCCACACCCACACCATGAAATGGGTCTGGTTCCTATATCGGTTCAGCATCCGGATCTTGTGGTGACAACACCCGTGATCCAGACCCGAACATTAGTCCCTTCACCAAACTATGAACTAATGGTGGGTCAAGAATTTCCCGATGTTACAAGCTGTCGAAGGGCACTAAGACACACTGCAATCGCGCTCCATTTCGAGATCCAAACTGTTAAATCCGACAAGACACGGTTCACCGCCAAGTGTGCGAGTGAAGGCTGCCCGTGGAGAATCCACGCCGCCAAGCTGCCCGGGGTGCCCACTTTTACAATCCGCACCATTCATTCCGAACACACGTGTGGTGGAATCGCGCACCTCGGCCACCAACAAGCTTCGGTCCAATGGGTCGCGAATTCGGTTGAACAACGGTTGAAAGAAAACCCGCAATGTAAACCGAAAGAGATTCTTGAAGAAATTCATCGTGTTCACGGGATTACATTATCATACAAACAAGCGTGGAGAGGTAAAGAGCGGATCATGGCTGCTTTACGGGGTTCTTTTGAAGACGATTACCGTTTTCTCCCTCAATATTGTGACCAAATTAGACGCACGAATCCCGAGAGTATCGCATCGGTTTATGTAAACCCTACGGACAACTGTTTTCAACGGTTGTTTATCTCTTTTCAAGCTTCGATTTACGGGTTTTTAAATGCGTGTAGACCGTTGATCGGGCTTGATCGGACCGTTTTAAAAAGTAAATATCTCGGAACGTTACTTTTTGCGACGGGTTTCGACGGTGACGGGGCGTTGTTTCcgttagcttttggggttgttgatgaagaaaatcaCGAAAATTGGAATTGGTTTTTATTAGAATTACATACTTTGTTAGAAATAAACACGGAAAATATGCCGAGGCTTACATTTTTATCGGACAGACAAAAGAATATAGTCGAGGGAGTGGAATCGAAATTCCCAACCGCTTTTCACGGTTTTTGTATGCGACATTTGAGCGAAAGCTTCCGGAAGGAGTTTAACAACTCGATGTTGGTCAACCTTTTATGGGACGCCGCTAACGCGCTAACTGTCATGGATTTTGAATCGAAAATTCTTGAAATCGAAGAGATTAGTCAAGAAGCCGCGTATTGGATTCGACGGATTCCCGCACGGTTATGGGCGACCGCGTATTTTGAAGGGACACGGTTCGGTCATTTGACGGCTAACATAGTCGAATCGTTTAACGCGTGGATTCTAGAAGCTTCCGCGCTTCCGATAATCCAAATGATGGAATGTATACGGAGACAGTTGATGACTTGGTTTAACGAGAGACGTGAAGCAAGTATGCAGTGGACATCGATTTTGGTTCCGAGTGCGGAAAGACGGGTCTCGGAGGCGATTGATCGGGCCCGGACTTATCAAGTTCTTAGAGCAAACGAAGCGGAATTTGAGGTTATATCCCATGAAGGGACAAATATTGTTGATATTAGGAACCGGTGTTGTTTGTGTCGTGGTTGGCAGTTGTACGGGTTGCCATGTGCTCACGCAGTGGCGGCTCTGCTCTCGTGCCGCCAGAATGTTCACCGGTTGACGGAAAGTTTTTTCACGGTGGCGGCGTATAGGAAGGCGTACTCGCAAACGATTCATCCGGTTCCTGATAAAACACTTTGGAAGGAAATGAGTACGGGTGACATGTCGCTAGcggaaggtggtggtggtggtggtgtgacGGAAATTGTTATTAATCCTCCGAAATCTCTCCGGCCACCGGGGAGGCCGAGGAAGAGGAGGGTGAGATCGGAGGATCGGGGGCGGGTGAAGCGAGTCGTTCATTGTAGTCGGTGCAATCAAACCGGCCATTTTAGAACAACTTGTTCGGCACCTATATGa
- the LOC111910885 gene encoding calmodulin calcium-dependent NAD kinase: MEKCEEIAWELKEFFTSKILPYLDYLNTVVKEYLDYLYDHDKPTYAQIIFASLIGLIIAAAMHIRLRKFRTQKIIPWIRVGVSKARQPLKLERFPHYVARQMGFGDVQQCPYLCKLASDYIRKEEGCEEDMYSFFVDDPFADTLFIKLVEEFERCILSYFAFHWSHASYMISQVLGPDTHEPKKKLKNIVMQATREQRFERVTKNLKVARVFTTLVEEMKAIGLVSPDDSQCTDVMVPMAHKDRSPLLLFMGGGMGAGKSTVLKELLKEPFWAGASANAVVIEADAFKESDVIYRALSSRGHHDMLHSAELVHQSSTDAASSLLVTALNEGRDVIMDGTLSWVPFVVQTITMARNVHRKHYRMGPGYKVNRDGSVIENYWEQLDEENELIDGNKKRRPYRIELVGVVCDPYLAVIRGIRRAIMCRRAVRVRSQLTSHKRFAKAFMTYCQLVDNARLYLTNALEGPPKLIGWKDKDKTLLVDPDEIKILKTIERLNEKADSIYELYKQPNPAFKRGSVWKDIVMSPSRLSIQKELKYSIQKAEDLKEQ, from the exons ATGGAGAAATGTGAAGAAATTGCATGGGAATTGAAAGAATTTTTTACATCCAAAATCCTCCCTTATCTAGATTATCTTAACACCGTTGTAAAAGAATATCTAGATTATCTTTACGACCACGATAAACCCACCTACGCACAAATCATCTTCGCATCTTTAATCGGTTTGATCATTGCTGCCGCAATGCACATTCGTCTCAGAAAGTTTCGGACTCAGAAGATCATTCCATGGATTcgtgttggtgtctcaaaggccCGCCAGCCATTGAAGCTGGAGAGATTCCCTCATTATGTAG CTAGGCAGATGGGTTTTGGTGATGTCCAACAATGTCCGTACCTCTGCAAATTAGCTTCCGATTACATTAGGAAAGAAGAAGGATGTGAAGAAGACATGTATTCGTTCTTTGTAGACGATCCATTTGCAGATACATTGTTCATAAAACTTGTCGAGGAATTTGAGAGATGTATTCTCAGTTACTTTGCGTTTCATTGGAGCCATGCTTCTTACATGATCAGTCAG GTGTTGGGACCTGATACACACGAGCCAAAAAAGAAGCTCAAGAACATAGTCATGCAAGCCACAAG GGAACAAAGATTTGAAAGGGTGACAAAGAACCTGAAAGTGGCAAGAGTTTTCACGACATTAGTGGAGGAGATGAAGGCAATAGGCCTTGTTTCACCTGACGATTCACAGTGTACTGATGTAATGGTTCCAATGGCACACAAAGATCGTAGTCCTCTTCTTCTATTCATGGGTGGGGGCATGGGAGCAGGAAAGAGCACTGTTCTTAAAGAACTTCTTAAAGA ACCATTTTGGGCAGGAGCATCAGCAAATGCTGTTGTGATAGAAGCAGATGCCTTCAAAGAGTCTGACGTCATTTACAGAGCTCTTAGCTCCAGAGGCCACCATGATATGCTTCATTCAGCTGAGCTG GTACATCAATCGTCTACGGATGCAGCGTCATCACTCCTTGTAACAGCGTTGAACGAAGGTCGAGATGTGATCATGGATGGAACCCTGTCGTGGGTCCCATTCGTTGTGCAGACGATAACCATGGCCAGAAATGTACACCGCAAACATTACCGTATGGGACCAGGTTACAAGGTGAATAGAGATGGGAGTGTTATTGAGAACTATTGGGAACAACTTGATGAAGAAAATGAGTTAATTGATGGTAACAAGAAAAGAAGACCATATAGAATAGAACTTGTCggtgttgtttgtgatccttaTTTGGCTGTCATAAGAGGCATAAG GAGAGCCATTATGTGTCGAAGGGCTGTGAGGGTCCGGTCACAGTTAACATCACACAAGCGATTCGCTAAAGCGTTCATGACATACTGTCAGCTTGTAGACAACGCACGACTATATCTAACTAACGCGTTAGAAGGACCACCCAAG TTGATAGGATGGAAAGATAAAGATAAAACATTATTAGTCGATCCAGACGAAATAAAGATCTTGAAGACAATTGAAAGGTTGAACGAGAAAGCAGATTCAATATACGAACTTTATAAGCAACCCAACCCAGCATTCAAACGTGGTTCGGTTTGGAAAGACATTGTGATGTCACCTTCAAGGTTAAGTATCCAGAAAGAGCTCAAGTATTCCATTCAGAAAGCTGAGGATTTGAAAGAACAATGA